The proteins below are encoded in one region of Lactuca sativa cultivar Salinas chromosome 3, Lsat_Salinas_v11, whole genome shotgun sequence:
- the LOC111902300 gene encoding uncharacterized protein LOC111902300: MFLHQIRPDPVLSPDGIKRLYFRVGNTKMVYGPEEFCLITGFNFGEYPKNIGRKGSEKLISSKKRCLLRERLFPDHTNSSVKIGDLKSLILNQTFLALDDLDAVRVCLIYILCEGFLGKEVNDRVPQDWFYLAENLDLWNSFAWGSYLWDFTYVDLEDTWNKIHHYLSLPERGQTLKYSVSGFTAPIRIWIYEMIPAVRACGFALRKNKDLPRMKRWSGTKKLKWVDVNKIWSKMQEGLPPRQNMLPGDGEMTSFYYMSFQEYVYGEGKAVPSPVRDHFRRQDESSSSMSSSGRSHGGGRGSGKHKLDELLKRVHALEQHVFMNQQKPT, translated from the exons atgttccttcatcagatccggccggaccctgttttatctccagatggaataaaacgtttatattttcgagtaggcaataccaaaatggtttatgggccggaagagttttgtttgattaccggcttcaattttggggagtatccaaaaaacattgggagaaaagggtcggaaaaattaataagcagtaaaaaaagatgtttactgcgtgaacggctatttccggaccatactaatagttcggtgaaaatcggcgacctgaaaagtttaattttaaatcaaacattcctagcacttgacgaccttgatgcagttagagtatgtttgatatacattttgtgtgaaggttttttgggcaaagaagttaacgatcgggtgccacaagattggttttatttggctgagaatttggatctctggaatag cttcgcttggggtagctatctatgggattttacttatgttgaccttgaGGATACGTGGAATAAGATACATCATTATTTATCACTTCCTGAGcgtggtcaaactttaaagtatTCCGTCTCAGGATTTACTGCTCCAATTAGG atatggatatatgagatgattccggctgttcgtgcatgtggatttgcattgagaaaaaataaagactTGCCTCGGATGAAAAGATGGAGcggaacaaaaaaattgaaatgggttgacgtgaacaagatttggtcaaagatgcag gaggggctaccaccaagacaaaacatgttaccgggtgatggtgagatgacatctttttattatatgtcatttcaagagtatgtatatggtgaagggaaagcagttccatccccagtacgggaccattttaggagacaagacgaatcttcgtctagtatgtcgtccAGTGGTCGCTCTCATGGTGGAGGTCGGGGCAGTGGGAAACACAAGCTAGACGAGTTGTTGAAACGGGTACATGCACTGGAGCAGCATGTGTTTATGAATCAACAAAAACCTACATag